The DNA sequence AGAGTTTATTGGATGTAAACATCTGCTGTATTATAGCTGTGAACATTTGTTGGTTGCATGCTTAATTTTGATTAGTCCCATGTCGGCGAGCCCATCGAATTTCAGACGGTCATGAAATGATGTATCGCTTTTTAAGTGTGTTGTGCAGTGGTAAGAATTGCAatcaaaaagaaacaaatcacATGAACttaaaatattctaaataatattcattcattcattatctgtaaccttcctaccaacttgtgtttttggactgtgggaggaaacctgagcacccagaggaaacccacgcagacacagagaacacaccacactcctcacagacagtcacccagaggaaacccacgcagacacagagaacacaccacactcctcacagacagtcacccggaggaaacccacgcagacacagggagaacacaccacactcctcagacagtcacccggaggaaacccacgcagacacagggagaacacaccacactcctcacagacagtcacccggaggaaacccacacagacacagggagaacacaccacactcctcacagacagtcacccggaggaaacccacgcagacacagggagaacacaccacactcctcacagacagtcacccggaggaaacccacgcagacacagagagaacatggaaactccacccagaggGGACTTGAAcacaagatcccagtgctgggaggcaaacgtgctcaccactaagccaccaaATAACAAAGAACATTTACAAAATGGAGCAGGAAAGAGTTACTGAATGAAGACTGATTACAGACTGATTTTCTATTTACAAAATGGTGATTATATTGTAAAATGACCCCTCTCCACTTGTACATACTTTTGTAGAACTGTACTACTTTGTTACCTGTGGTAAACATTATGTGATGTGTGTATACAGCTTCTGAACTACACCTGTCTTGTTTGGATGAACACTTGTCTGATGTGGAATGGCAATAAAAataccatgaaaaaaaaaaaagaagaagtcTATACAACGTTAAACCGTCTGTGACGACTAAGCCCTGTCGTTACCGGTGCAGAGAACTCTTCTCTTGTTTCTATTTTTTTGGTTATTGCTCTTTTTCTTGAAGACCCCTAATGCCACAGCATACAGAAAAGGGTTCACGCAGCAGTTAATCACCGACAGAGTCTTACTCAAGTCTCCGGTTGCTCTACGGAAAGATTTCAGCTCACTGTAGACGGCTGGGAAAGACTCTTTAGTCAGGGCCGCACCAACGTCGATCATATTGATGATATGCACAGGGGTCCATAAGAGAAAGAAAGCCGTGACAATGCTGATTACGAGCCTCCTCATCCTGTTCTTACGTTTTCTAACGCTCTGTCCTCCTTGAAGCTTTGTCTTGTTGATCCACCAGTAAGAGGTCAGTATGATGGAGAAAGGAAGCACAAATCCCAGTACGATTTCCAGCACCAGAAATGCAACTTTTCCAGTGGTGTCTGTTATGCTCTTCTGGCACCTACAGGAATTCCTCTTCTTCTCAACACCTCGTGTGAAGAAAACGGGCAGAGCAAAGACGATTGATAAGCCCCAGAGTCCAGCTATCAACAAGCGCCTTCGGCCCTTCTGCAGTCGTTCCAGCTCAACCCGGTTAGCGATTTTTGACTTGATGGTGTGGTAATGGTGCACAGCCATCAGAGTGACCGTCAACACACTGGCATACATGGCGCAGTACGTCAGGTACGTTAGGATCTGGCAAGGCAAAAGGCCCAGCGTCCATCCGTGAAGAAGTCCATACATTGCGATGGGAGCCAACCCAAGGGTCAAAGAATCGGAAACGGCCAGGTTGAGCATCAGTTTAACGGTGAAGCTTATATTCTGACTCCACTGACGAACGATGGAGATGATCACAGCAATGTTGCTGGGCAAACCCACCACACAGCACAAGCCGAGGACCACGAAAGGGCCCCACTGCCTGGAGCTGAGGACAGGGTCAGAGGTGGAATTGAAGCTGCAGTTGAGATGCTCCATGTCAAGCCAATGAAGTAAATAAGATTGAGTTGGTTTTTGGGTCCGATCCAGACCTGCTAATATGGTTTAGATGTCCACAATGGATGCGTTGCTTGGTTTATGCGTTCAGAACAGAACCAGACATGTCACTCTCTCCAACAGTGTGCTGCATCTGAGCAAATCCAGGCCAATGCTGAGTAGAGACTGTCAACATTTCCTGAACTTTGTCTACAAgccactcctctcagacacagCGGTTTCACAGCAGAGAAGTGCCTAAAGAGCTGGAGTAATAATTTCCTAATAAACCCAACCCAGACTAAGTACATTTATGTTTCGTTTTGTGTGTACAGTCATAATATTTGGGTGTGCTAGTCACCTGTTGATTTTTTAGGTAGATTTTTTGAGTCCAACCCATATCCCAAATAAGGCCACACAACTAAGTCAGTGAGAAAGAGGACTTTATTATCTCTTTAGCTTaagaatgtttgtttatttttgcatttttactCACTTTATgagctacactctcagaaaaaaaggtacctCATTGATCACTAAAGTTACCAACAGTGCAATGtatcattacattctcttctccagaaggagaggtgaacatTTGTAAttcattataaaactgtgtaaattaaaagaacataatataaacccTGAAGAAGAAATGAGGCCAATTTAAACATCTACAATAAAAtgataatagaataaggtatgATTGTGTTCCCTAACTATAGGAACAGACTATGTACCCTTGACAGTGTTGAGATGTAAACCAGATTCTCGTTTATGTTGCGGTGGTGTTTACAGGACCCAGTTcctaagaaaaaaatatatattgggAAACTTCAGGGCTTTGGTGAGTTTAAAGTTTGGTCATTGTGTCTGCTTTTTTCACTTCTGTAATCACTGAAAATAACATGTAACTCTTGTATGGGAACGGAAAAACACAGGATTACACaatttcacacgctcactcagtcactcacacacacacctgtggacaactacACAccgtcactcagtcactcacacacacacctgtggacaactacacatgctcactcagtcactcacacacacacacacctgtggacaaatacacatgctcactcagtcactcacacacacacatctatggacaatttcacaccttcactcggtcactcacacctgtggacaatttcacaccatcactcagtcactcacacctgtggacgactACACatgctcactcagtcactcacacacacctgtggacaactacACAccgtcactcagtcactcacacacacacctgtggaaaactACACAccgtcactcagtcactcacacacacacctgtggacaactacacatgctcactcagtcactcacacacacacacctgtggacaactacacatgctcactcagtcactcacacacacacctgtggacgactACACatgctcactcagtcactcacacacacctgtggacaactacACAccgtcactcagtcactcacacacacacctctggacaacTACACatgctcactcagtcactcacacacacgcatctgtggacaatttcacatgctcactcagtcactcacacactcactctgtcacctgtggacaatttcccaAAAGCAATCCACTTATTATTGAaaattaatatttcagtattttgaACATATTATATACTTCTCTCtgtgaaaaaagtgaaaaaagcaGACACAATGACCAAAACCAAAGCCCTGAAGATTCCCAATATATACACACCACCgcaacataaacaaacaaaacatttacatatcttgacactgtcaggaaaaaaaacagtcgcagtagtggtaccctcaagggtacatagtCTGTACCTATAGTTAGGGAACACAATCATACCTTATTCTATTCATTCTATCATTTTATTCAgctgtagatttttaaattgtgttgatttcagtaTATCTCCTCTGCATTGAATTGGTGTTTTTCATAATGTGTGCTAAACAGTCCAGTTTCAGTTTGATTATCTAGGGAGACACTTGGTTTAGTTGTTGCGTAACAATGAGACTGAAATTAATAAGAAGAAATATGCAATTAAGAATACAAGCTGAAAAGAATACAAGCTGTGCTCTAGTGTTGTATTcaataaagaaaaaacctgTACAAACAGTTCCTCGGTCAGCCTCTGCATTTAGGTTCTCCATGTTGCTTCCTAGTTGCAGACTGTATGGGGCAGATTCAGGAAACTACATGCACAGTAGTATGTTTTAAAGggaacagtacatgaacacacagagagggaaaTATTAACaggaaaaaagtaataaattgaaaaaagaaaatttgACATACTCGATATAGGCAACATTacattgattattattattattattattattattattattatctagcTTTCACCACAGAGACCCACAGAGAAGTAATCCATAGTACTAGACAGTCTTGTGTGGAAGGACACATAATTATATTTGAAAATCTTTTCCACTTCTTTTGTCATTGCTATGGTTATTTTATATAGGCAATGTTTAATGCACAttaaaatgcattattattattaataataataattattattattattattatctttattgTTACAGGCCATTGggtttcaaaataaaagacgtacactgtaaaatattattatttcgTCCATTATCATGCTcatttttagtgttttaaattgtggggcttttattttgaaggcgTGTGGCCTTTGAGTGTGTTGTAGTCTTTGTGTGTCGGAGGGAGCAGAGCGGTGCTGGTCTgcgctctgtgtttgtgtgttggcgtgtgtttttgtgaatttGAGATTATATTAattagtaaatatatatatatccgaCACAGAGCAGCCGGGAGGGTTTAAGAGCGTTAACTTTAACGGCAGAACTCTCGTTATGTCGGTTGTTCCTCCGAACCGCTCCTCTACAGGCTGGCCGCGCGGAGTCAACCAATTCGGGAACAAGTACATCAGCGCCCCCGCCAAACCGCTCACCCTGGAGAGAACCATCAACCTGTGagcctccacacacactcacacactcaatattCATATCCACATACAACCCTACACAGCCGCACAGCACCGGAGACAGCAGCCCTGACGAGGCCGAGTCTCAATTCGCCAATGCTCCCTAAGTAGTGCATTATTTAGGGCGTATATTAGTGTGTTATATCTGAAGTATGCTGCATTTTCGAGCACAATCTTATTCGACTGTATGCTCCAAGTATTCCCATCTATGTCTATGTTTATTTGCACCCCAGAAATGGTGTCTCAAATCACTACgttcactatgtagtgcactaagAAGGGCAAAGGATAGTGTGTTACACACTTAAGTAAATTGCATCCGCGTCCTTATTAGGTCCTAAGCTCTAGGTGTTCCTGTGTAGTATAATTGCTTTTTTTCCTGCCAAGAAACCGTAATGTAATAACCAAAGTTGTCCACTATGTAGGGTGTAGGGAGCGATTTGAGACAGTCTGAGTCTTTTTGGCTGCTTTAAGGGCAGTTCTAATTTACAccattgtatttgtgtgtgttttgtgcagatATCCTTTGACGAACTACACGTTCGGCACTAAAGAGCCTCTCTATGAGAAGGACAGCTCTGTGGCAGCGCGCTTTCAGCGGATGCGGGAGGAGTTTGAGAAGATCGGGATGAGGAGGACCGTGGAGGGGGTTCTGATCGTCCACGAGCACAGGCTGCCCCATGTCCTCCTGCTGCAGCTCGGGACCACCTTCttcaaactgtaaacacactctctctctctctctctctttctctctatctcacacagTCCTGTCCGAGTTTATAGAAAACAAACCAAGGGATGCACACCGTAGATGGACAGGACTAAacctctatacacacacacagctccattcaGAGCAGTCAGCTCCCCCTAGGCTAGTACCAAGGGAAAGTATGACATTCCCTACAGACAACTTCAGTATAGCTGCCATATCCTGTACATTGTAGTGCACTGTTTCTTTTTATAATCAGAGTTTATCATTCAAGAGCAACACCAGTGAAATAacttcaaataaaacattaactGTTTCTAAATAATCCCTGGCTGTTTCTCAGTACGTCTCCTTGTGTGTTCTTGGGTTCTTGAACGACATGGATCTGTGCATAACCTGGGTGTAGTTCCTGACCCGtactttaaatattattatttattattatttttaataataaaatgtaaacggAGAATTGCAGGGTGGCATCAAGCaaaaacacataacacacaTTGAAAAATGGCCTCCGTATTGTGACCTCAGCAGGTGCTTGTGCCGAAGCAAAACGGACAGTTTGCACTTACCCCATGTGATTGGAAAAACAGTGAATCTGTCCTGCTGCAGAGGAACGTATTTAAACAAGTTCAACtacatttgtgtttatatttttattcaacTGTTGTCTTTGAGTTTGACAGATGCCTGTTCTAATTTATGCTCTTAGTAAATGATGAGTGTGTTTGAAAATGGGCCGTATATCAGCTTCACTGTCGTTTCTGTCTGATCTCAGACCCGGTGGAGAGTTGAACCCTGGAGAGGATGAGGTGGAGGGACTAAAACGCCTGATGACAGAGGTATTGTTCCTgtagtaaaatgtaaaatacatatACCACAATTTGTATGGAAGagtctgagggtttttttagcTGTTCATTTTGAGTAGCCAGAACATATACAGTTGACAGTGGTGTGTGCAGTAATGTGCTTGTATAGTTTCCATAGCAGTGGTAGTTAGTGTAGTATCCGATTTATCCTGTAAAACTAG is a window from the Hoplias malabaricus isolate fHopMal1 chromosome 11, fHopMal1.hap1, whole genome shotgun sequence genome containing:
- the LOC136709229 gene encoding leukotriene B4 receptor 1-like, which codes for MEHLNCSFNSTSDPVLSSRQWGPFVVLGLCCVVGLPSNIAVIISIVRQWSQNISFTVKLMLNLAVSDSLTLGLAPIAMYGLLHGWTLGLLPCQILTYLTYCAMYASVLTVTLMAVHHYHTIKSKIANRVELERLQKGRRRLLIAGLWGLSIVFALPVFFTRGVEKKRNSCRCQKSITDTTGKVAFLVLEIVLGFVLPFSIILTSYWWINKTKLQGGQSVRKRKNRMRRLVISIVTAFFLLWTPVHIINMIDVGAALTKESFPAVYSELKSFRRATGDLSKTLSVINCCVNPFLYAVALGVFKKKSNNQKNRNKRRVLCTGNDRA
- the nudt21 gene encoding cleavage and polyadenylation specificity factor subunit 5; this translates as MSVVPPNRSSTGWPRGVNQFGNKYISAPAKPLTLERTINLYPLTNYTFGTKEPLYEKDSSVAARFQRMREEFEKIGMRRTVEGVLIVHEHRLPHVLLLQLGTTFFKLPGGELNPGEDEVEGLKRLMTEILGRQDGVKQDWVIDDCIGNWWRPNFEPPQYPYIPAHITKPKEHKKLFLVQLQEKALFAVPKNYKLVAAPLFELYDNAPGYGPIISSLPQLLSRFNFIYN